One Sphingopyxis macrogoltabida genomic region harbors:
- a CDS encoding cell division protein FtsA gives MQSSAILASILRTRRAMRMTAPELARQRDRQWAALQPALRRTPALADLAGKEPGAFPVVAPADMRRDYGAWNSLGLDHDRLCRAADAAETGSAEGIIDGLGVGWSTGTSGQRGLFIADANERADYIGQSLARLLPLRAMLRPQRIALHLRANSNLYSDVGGRFFAFRYFPLAEPAAATREALAAFAPTILIAPPHRLLALAEGNGCGVSMPALRHIFFGSEPMSEAEIDWVGEVFGVRPRSIYQATEGFVGAACTAGALHLNEHSLAIELEPVADTPGFRPVVTDLRRHSQPVVRVRLDDYLELAGESCACGYAGRVVRPVAGRVGDIWRWGRQAIAPGAVADCLDSLLGVPALWQVIGGPQTVELRLDPRVPAESAERAAAQFRERLSIPVAVSLSHGRPAEPFPKRRRVVWHD, from the coding sequence ATGCAGTCTAGCGCTATCCTCGCCTCGATCCTGCGCACGCGCCGGGCGATGCGCATGACGGCGCCCGAACTGGCGCGGCAGCGCGATCGCCAATGGGCGGCGTTGCAGCCCGCGCTGCGGCGGACGCCCGCGCTTGCCGATCTGGCGGGCAAGGAACCGGGCGCCTTTCCCGTTGTCGCTCCCGCCGATATGCGGCGCGACTATGGCGCATGGAACAGCCTCGGCCTCGATCACGATCGCCTGTGCCGCGCCGCCGATGCCGCGGAAACCGGGTCGGCGGAGGGGATCATCGACGGGCTCGGGGTCGGCTGGTCGACGGGGACGAGCGGCCAGCGCGGCCTGTTCATCGCCGATGCGAATGAGCGCGCCGACTATATCGGACAAAGCCTCGCGCGCCTGCTGCCGCTTCGCGCGATGCTCCGGCCGCAGCGCATCGCGCTCCACCTTCGCGCAAACAGCAACCTCTACAGCGACGTCGGCGGCCGCTTCTTTGCCTTTCGCTATTTTCCGCTGGCGGAGCCGGCGGCTGCGACGCGCGAAGCCTTGGCGGCGTTTGCACCGACGATCCTGATCGCACCGCCGCATCGCTTGCTCGCACTCGCCGAGGGTAACGGCTGCGGCGTTAGCATGCCGGCGTTGCGACACATCTTCTTCGGTTCGGAACCGATGAGCGAGGCGGAAATCGATTGGGTGGGGGAGGTGTTCGGGGTGCGGCCGCGTTCGATCTATCAGGCGACCGAAGGATTTGTCGGTGCCGCCTGTACCGCCGGCGCGTTGCACCTCAACGAGCACAGCCTAGCCATCGAGCTCGAACCGGTCGCGGATACCCCCGGTTTTCGTCCGGTCGTCACCGATCTTCGCCGCCACAGCCAGCCGGTCGTCCGGGTCCGGCTCGACGATTATCTCGAACTGGCGGGGGAAAGTTGCGCCTGCGGTTATGCGGGGCGTGTCGTGCGCCCCGTTGCCGGGCGGGTCGGCGATATCTGGCGCTGGGGCAGACAAGCGATCGCACCGGGCGCGGTCGCGGATTGTCTCGACAGCCTGCTCGGCGTCCCCGCGCTCTGGCAGGTGATCGGCGGTCCGCAGACAGTCGAACTGCGCCTCGACCCCCGCGTTCCGGCCGAAAGCGCCGAGCGGGCGGCCGCGCAGTTTCGGGAACGGCTCTCCATTCCGGTTGCCGTCAGCCTGTCGCACGGACGGCCCGCCGAGCCCTTTCCGAAGCGGCGAAGGGTCGTCTGGCATGACTAG
- a CDS encoding MBL fold metallo-hydrolase, producing the protein MRRVELQWLARGSCRHPEYMTMRGASLCATDFPAMVGVIRHPERGIILFDTGYDPAFIEATRPFPERLYRWTTPVRISPDLAWQTWLATHGIAADEIAAVVVSHFHGDHVAGLRNLAGLPIHCSAAGLTELRRPGRLRRVRQGLLADLVPADCDADCSFFEDAPVVALPADFAPFTEGADILGDGSLIAVPLPGHCKGHWGLALRDRADRAVLLAGDASWSIDGIRRCVPPPRLTTALLGETRAYRDTLASLHAALANNRALAILPSHCSRAAAAYADGDAV; encoded by the coding sequence ATGAGGCGCGTCGAACTGCAATGGCTGGCGCGCGGATCGTGCCGCCATCCCGAATATATGACGATGCGCGGCGCCAGCCTGTGCGCGACCGACTTTCCGGCGATGGTCGGCGTGATCCGCCATCCCGAACGCGGGATCATCCTGTTCGACACCGGCTATGATCCGGCCTTTATCGAGGCGACGAGGCCGTTTCCCGAGCGCCTCTATCGCTGGACCACGCCGGTGCGGATTTCGCCCGATCTTGCCTGGCAGACGTGGCTCGCGACGCATGGCATCGCGGCGGACGAGATCGCCGCGGTCGTGGTGTCGCATTTCCACGGCGACCATGTCGCGGGGCTGCGCAATCTCGCGGGCTTGCCGATCCATTGCTCGGCGGCGGGGCTGACCGAATTGCGCCGCCCCGGCCGGTTGCGCCGGGTTCGGCAGGGCCTGCTTGCCGATCTGGTCCCCGCCGACTGCGACGCCGATTGCTCTTTCTTCGAGGATGCGCCGGTCGTGGCGCTTCCCGCCGACTTCGCGCCCTTCACCGAAGGCGCCGACATATTGGGCGACGGCAGCCTGATCGCAGTGCCGCTGCCGGGGCATTGCAAGGGACATTGGGGCCTTGCCCTGCGCGATCGGGCCGACCGCGCGGTGCTGCTCGCGGGCGATGCGTCCTGGTCGATCGACGGGATCCGGCGCTGCGTACCGCCACCGCGGCTGACGACCGCATTGCTCGGCGAAACGCGGGCCTATCGCGACACGCTCGCCAGCTTGCACGCGGCGCTGGCGAACAACCGCGCGCTGGCCATCCTGCCGTCGCACTGCTCCCGCGCGGCTGCGGCCTATGCAGACGGCGATGCAGTCTAG